One window of Nicotiana tomentosiformis chromosome 11, ASM39032v3, whole genome shotgun sequence genomic DNA carries:
- the LOC138901367 gene encoding uncharacterized protein, whose product MKSSRPQEYKDKGKFENKEGDMRMIFFYIIPMQACHILLGRPWQYDKNVFHDGRKNRYSLELNGRSKEIKGNNGKTKGGIKSELEENEKKGGQELEKKRDGREKEREGSNLREEIKMGLNKKNRKSWPAYRSNPEETKEIQRQVEKLLEKGFVRRSMSPYSVPVLLVPKKDVTMEDLRGL is encoded by the exons ATGAAGAGTTCTAGACCTCAAGAATACaaggataaaggtaaatttgagaacaaagaGGGAG atatgaggatgatattctttTACATAATCCCTATGCAAGCTTGCCATATCTTACTGGGTCGTCCTTGGCAGTATGATAAGAATGTTTTTCATGATGgaaggaagaatagatattctcttgagctaaatggcag atcaaaagagattaaggGAAATAATGGAAAAACCAAGGGAGGGATAAAAAGCGAGCTTgaggaaaatgaaaagaaaggaggccaagagttagaaaaaaagagagatggccgagagaaagagagagagggcagcaatttgagagaagagataaaaatgggtttgaataaaaaaaatagaaagtcttg GCCtgcttataggagtaatccagaagagacaaaagagattcaaaggcaagttgagaaGTTGCTTGAGAAAGGCTTTGTGAGAAGGAGCATGAGCCCCTACTCTGTTCCCGTCCTATTGGTACCCAAAAAGGATGTAACAATGGAGGATCTGCGTGGATTGTAA